In a single window of the Elaeis guineensis isolate ETL-2024a chromosome 6, EG11, whole genome shotgun sequence genome:
- the LOC105060142 gene encoding transcription factor bHLH25 — MDISGNRWFSELGVDDLSLIYECDMSSFNQFTLQVAPAPVGQQSLSSESYTSHPSNHLVANAPQTGFIERPKKAQKINSWSSHNTEKNTTFGLDAPSPDSLSFHNPKSPNKNASVRAVASQEEMRPLVSHGSAQNYETITQQVSRMTKMGPVPSQAQDHIIAERKRRENLSQRFIALSAVIPGLKKKDKASVLGDAARHIKELQERVKTLEDQNATRTVESKVLIKKSKLSADDDRSSSNEFSNGCSSEEPLPEIEVMLSEKTVLVRIHCENQRGVLARLLSEIEKVHLAVTNASIMPFLTSSINITVAAEVEEEFSMTVEDLARKLNSALRNSCT, encoded by the exons ATGGATATATCTGGAAATAGATGGTTTTCGGAACTT GGAGTGGATGACTTGAGCCTCATCTATGAATGCGACATGAGCTCATTCAATCAATTTACTCTACAAGTAGCACCTGCACCTGTAGGACAGCAATCCCTTTCCTCAGAGAGCTATACTTCTCATCCTTCCAACCATCTGGTTGCGAATGCCCCTCAGACGGGCTTCATCGAAAGACCGAAGAAGGCACAAAAGATCAATAGCTGGAGCTCTCATAACACTGAGAAGAACACAACTTTCGGCCTCGATGCCCCTTCACCAGACTCTCTTTCGTTTCACAATCCAAAATCACCTAATAAAAATGCATCTGTGAGAGCTGTAGCATCACAAGAAGAGATGAGGCCTTTAGTCTCTCATGGTTCAGCACAGAATTATGAAACAATTACTCAACAGGTATCAAGGATGACAAAGATGGGACCAGTGCCATCTCAAGCTCAAGACCACATAATTGCAGAGAGGAAGCGGAGGGAGAATCTCAGccagagatttatagcactttctGCAGTAATCCCTGGTCTTAAGAAG AAGGACAAGGCTTCTGTTCTTGGAGATGCAGCCAGACATATTAAGGAACTCCAAGAGAGGGTGAAGACCCTCGAAGACCAGAATGCAACGAGGACTGTCGAATCCAAAGTTCTCATCAAGAAGTCTAAGCTCTCCGCCGACGATGATCGTTCGTCCTCAAATGAATTCTCAAATGGGTGCTCATCAGAAGAACCGCTTCCTGAGATTGAAGTGATGCTCTCTGAGAAGACAGTCCTTGTGCGGATCCACTGCGAGAACCAGAGAGGAGTACTGGCGAGGCTGCTGTCCGAGATCGAGAAGGTCCACCTCGCAGTCACTAATGCTAGTATCATGCCCTTCCTCACCTCCTCTATCAATATAACAGTGGCGGCTGAG GTTGAGGAGGAGTTCTCCATGACAGTGGAGGATCTTGCGAGGAAGCTGAACTCAGCTTTGAGGAACAGTTGTACATAA